gctcccagatccctcgttgcaaaagctttccggctaggattttactggttaacagctaaagaagatgctgataaaatcgtgaaaacctgccgaggttgccagtactatgctactaAACCAAATTCTCTAgctcaagagctgaagaccatccccatcacttggccgttcgcggtttgggggcttgatatggtcggaaaattaaagaaatcatctcctggcggttttgagtacctttcggtcgctattgataagtttagtaagtggatcgaggcaaagctggtgagaaaagccgatggtgctacggcacttaaatttgtttgcagcctcgtgacgagattcggattcccacacagcataatcacagataatggcacgaactttgcacaaggagaattgaaggattactgcaatgacgtagggatctggcttgacctcgcatctgtggctcatccacaatctaacggtcaggtcGAACGAGCCAACGGATTAATATTAGCCGGAATCAAACCTCGCCTTGAAGAGCCGCTGCGAcgtgcagccggagcttgggctgaggagttagattctgttctgtggagtttaagaactacccctaacagatcaaccggatttactcctttcttcctagtatacgAATCCGAAgcagtgctcccctccgacatcatccacgattcaccacgagtttctgcctacaatgaagaaactgttgacgaggctcgacagctatatgtggacctgatcgaagaagctcggaattcatccgaccaacgttccaccatttaccagcagaagctccgacgctaccgtagtcgtcgagttcggaatcgctcgttcatgacaggagacttggtcctccgtcttcaccaggtgaaagaccataagttgcaatctccatgggagggacctttcgtcattagcaaagtgcttcataatggaTCTTACTACCTCATCGATTTTTGAGaattaaaggatagacctgccaattggcaccggaaacacaAGCGAGAGGATCTGGATGACATATATGATGAAACAGGTCGTCCCTGGAAcatagcacagctacgtcctttccacacttagcaatttcCGCATTACATATATTGTAATAActatgatacatgatcaatgaaataaagcatatggttcactctttaagtcttttacctcctttagtttttcatttttggatcgtgtatgttttctgaCTAAAACCgctgagctggatatttccgcctaagcgtgtatgaaagttgtgattttttcaaaatcgtcctttaggacataagcttaagttttctggtggacaaGTCTTTCGTTGCAAACTCatagattcctggtagcgacttccggcaccttggatgggggcttgtttccgcggttattgacggatcgccattgggcttcgtcgccgcaggcgagcgtttccggctaaaggtcttccggctcgtggaaggtcaagtaaGAAAGCTggaaaacttagaaactagcacttgctttttCAACGAACGAAACATGCATTCATAAAATATAAAGGATTGCAGGATAATTTTTCCACCCACATgcaattgtttcgtccctagctacttaggaatatttaagttatattacaaaccctcgatggggccaaaatgataaATTGTTTTCTTCGCGCAGAAATAAGTTTTCTACTTCTCCTTGGTCGGAGAAGAACAACCCTCTTCATCAGGTTTTGGCTCGCCTTTTTCTTTAGCTTGAGGCAGAGACgacacatcatcatcatcactctcttcATCCTCTTCAGTCGGAGATGCCGCGCTGCCCTTGGACTTGTTCTTCTTGGCCTCCTTGGAGCTAGTCCAGGTGTATTGGCTCTCATCGCTGGATTCGGTGGGTCGCGTTCCTTTTCAAGCTCTGCTTCAAGAGGCTCGTCGGCAGGAAGTACAACCTTGTCATAGAATTCTTCATGGCAGATTCGTCGGGCGATCCGGGTGTCATAGCCACTAACTGCATTCAGGAGCGCATTGGCATCCGCAGTCGGAGGAACACCGGAAGTAAATCTATCTATATCAAGTTCCGGGTTATGGGCTAGGCACATGGCCAAGGACATTGCAGCAGCACCTCGAGCTGATGAGGCTTGAAGATCCACAAACAGTTCCGGAAGAATATCCATTCTCTGAATAAGCTTGCGGACGTCGCAAGTACGGCTGTCCTTGATCGCTAGATTATGGCAGATTTTCTGGCAGGTCGAGATCATATCTTTGCAGTCGTCTCCGGCAAGCTGGATCAGGTCGTCGCGGGGGAACTGGTTGCGGCGCTCTTCATTATATCCAAGTGGTTCTGCACGAGATGAGCGGAGACAAGCGTAAGATTCAACTCAGGGATAAGCTACACTTGGAAGCTCCGGAAACTTACCCATGACATCTGCGTTGAGAAGGTCCCAGCCTTTCTCCGCAGTATCCATATATTTTCGGAGCCCACTGTTTTCCTTCTGCAGTTTTTGCAATGTGTCGCTGTCAACCTTCCGCTTCATCGCAAATTCACCTTCCTTCTTGATGAGTTTGGAGTTCTTCTCCGCCAGTTGTTTCTCCGTAAGCTCTCGCTTCTGTTCCGCCTCCATGAGCTTTGTCTCTAGATCTTTATAAGAGGAGTGCAGGTTCTCCAgcttggaggaggcggtggcgagGGAAGAAGATGCACCTGTTCAAGATAAGTTAAAAATTAATTCAATAGTTGGAATTTGGACTTATGACAAGCTTGGCCGGAAATAGACCTTAGGCTTCCGCCAGCTGCTTTTCCAGTTCCGCAGTTTTCTCCTTAGCAGCACGGATTTTATCCGCCTAGTTCAGGCTCACATGGCGCTGCAAGgcgatgttcttgtgcagctcatagTGCAGCGCTTGTTGTTCCTGTAACATCAACAGAGCAGGAATAAGTTTCGGTTGCGTTTTAAAACGTTGATCCTTTCGAAGCATTATTGCCGGTACATTTTCCGCCATAACGCTTGGGGGCTACTACAGCACTTTCAAAATTTTCTTCAGTTCAGTTTACTCTAAGTATGCAGGTGCTAACTATTGACTAGTTTCCGCctagatacttgggggctactgggaggTACCTTGCGCTTGACGAGGAGCTGGTCGCAGAACTGCCCGATCTCCTTCTTGAAGTTTTGAATCTCCGACGATTCAACGTCAGCCTTGCCCCAGGCGTTGTTGAGCATGGCGTTTAGTAGATCTTGCTCTagatcccacttctccgcctcagtaAGTTTATTGAAAAACTTGGTCGCATATGCTTTGGGGGTGGAGGTAAGGTCGGTCGTATCGCCAAAATTCTTTGGAAATCCGACGGCATCATTAGCCGCAGCCTCAGCCTGTTCCGAGGAATTAACTTCCACCTCCTCTTGACCTTGGACCTGAGCTTCCTCTAGAGCAGGTCGCTTTGTTCCGGAGCTCCCTCTGCATGCCTTATCGCTACTCACTGGAATGATTTCCACTTGAGCTTCGGTAGCGGGCGTGGGCGAAAGTTGAGCTCTGGGCGGAGATGGTTGGGGAGCTGCGTGAGAGGTGCTTGGCGGAGTTGGAGTAAGGGGACCAACAGCCAGAGATGCTTTCATgtacttcatgattgacttctggGTGTTGGcccgtgtggtggtggtggttggatTCCTACAACAAGCAAAGGAAATATATAAGTAAAAATTACACAAGTTGAAAAAGAGGTATGAACTCGGATACTTACGTGGCGCCGGGAATGAGCGGGCGCGATCCTGTTCCTGCTGTGGACAACATCTTGAGGCGATTGCGTTCCGCCTTCTTCGAGTCGAGCGGGGGTGGTTTTATTTTGGCTTTCTtgacggaggcctcgccgctggctCCAGCTTCGAAGCCGGaaaccttggcgcggggacgcttgatGGTTCGGGGAGCAACCTTCTTGGGTGcttgctcctcctcctcatcgttgtcctccggatcctcctccgctGCGTCGCCGCTGACAGGAACTCTGAGTATACTGCGAAAAtcctcctccgccaaagtatcgagctgGAGAGGAAAAAATTGAGAAGTTAACAAACACTTCAAATATGAGAAGTTAAAATGACTAAGGTACGAATACCTACCGGAGGACACTAGTTGTTGATGTTGATGTCTTTCACTATCTCCGGGATCGGTTGGCCCCGGGTAATCTTCACAAGCATCTTGATCCTCTTTTTGAGAGAATCCGCCGACAGATTGTCGCGGGTAACTCAGAGTTGATCTTCCACCCCGGTATACTCGCAGATCAGTCGTGGGTTGTACTTCAGTGGTTGGATCCGGCGAGAAAACCAGCTGAGAGTAAGGTCAGTTCCGGTTAGCCCGTCGTGGActaaccaggaaatcctccgcgCTGCTTTTTCCAGAATCGGAAATTGAGCGAGGGTGGAGATTAAGCTCCAGCTGGCTAGTTTCTCCAGAGGCGTGTTGATAAACTTGGGTAGCCCGTCGTGGACGTCCGGAACTGGGATGTTCTTTACgtaaaaccatccggcgttccagtaccgaacGGATTCATGAGAAGAGTGAGGCGGATACATCCTACcagggcggagcatgaaggtcatgcttccgcagttgacCATCGCCTTTTCCTTCGTCTATTTTTTGAcgcggaaaaagaattgccatagGCGGATGTCGGGGCGAATTCCGAGATGCCCTTCGGAGAGCGTCACGAAGTTCGAGAGAAGGAGATAGGAGTTGGGGCATATGTTATGTGGTTGGAGGCCGTATGTGGTGAGGACGGAAAGAAAGAATTCAGAGCATGGGAGTGACAGACCGCGCTCCACCCAGGCCTTCGTGAGGACGCGTTCGTCCGAATCCCGCTTGGGGGTGACGGAGTCTTTCATGAAACTCCATTGCGGAGgaatcatgccctcgttctgaaGTTCTCTAAGTTCTGAGTCGTTGATCTCGCACGACCACCACTGCCCCTTTTCACCTTCACGGGtccgggccttggaagctttCTTCTGCTCCACTTCTAGCACCTTTGCGGCCATTCTTGCTTGACCTTCGAGTTCTTCTTGGATTTCTTGGGGAGTTGGTATCCGACCTAGTGcgttgctggaagatgcggagaaAGGTTGAGCTAACCTGGTGTCGGAAATATGTGGTGGTAGGAAAGCTAATGGTTCCGGACAACTTGGTTCCAGTGAGCTTGGTTCTGGGCtattcggagaactaccagtacatTTAGGTGAATTAAGGGACATGTTTTCGGCTGCATGCATGTGGTGAAATGATCTGAGTAGCCGGAACTAAACTAGTCTAAGCTATTTCTTCTTCTACGGGTCCGGCgaacgtaccgttaatggcgtgGCGGCTCTTTGTCGCGTTggcgaagatgaggtcgccgaacttggTGCACTAAGCTCCGCTTGACCATGAATCGGCGGCGGATCGAGTTTCCTGATCAACCGCGATGATCTCAGGTCGAGGACGGCCTTGGAGCGGCAGCGGGCGAAGTTCTCTGGCGGAAGCGTTCGCCGGAGTTGAGATCCGGTGGGCGGCGCAGtcgggaggaagaagatgaagtgaggATGCGGTGAAAAGAATGGAAGTTACCGGTCGCgaggggtatttatagaccccgcgcggagattcgtcagccggatccaacggtggaaacggaacggtcgtgCCGTTGGATGGCcgccacgtgtcttaggtcaaagcGGTATAACGACGCAGTGGTGACCTAACTGTGCACCGCCGAAATTTCCGGCTGAAGATTCGCATCTccaaaaatttagcgcgggaaaagaggAAGTTGAGCACGACGTGGGCATGAAATCTACTAAGTTACAGTTACCAAAGAACAAATGATTTCCGGCTGAATGAAGACGGAAACAAGTaagttttggaagctcttcaagattctcttcggatccgagctgaatgaagtcagggggatgatgaatctcggagaacttcgggggctactgttgtgggtatactttatgggtatatcaacgacatggtctagatccggcaagcccgggtggcccacagatggtgatgtggcatgaggcccatcgggcggcccagttgctgtagatcacgatggatgaagtccagcccaggagcagggagccggatcctaaccgacctacgaaggaggccggatccgtggaggcccataaagtatccggatctaGTACGGCattgatggaaggcggatccttgacgtgcacggcaatgtaatattccgtagttaggcaacttgtattccggctaggactctccatgtaaaccctagatccgtgcgcctttataagccggatcctgggagccctagagacacaaccacaactcattgtaacaacgcgaaagcgcccatataattccaaacaagcagcagtaggccctgtcctcgagcaggtgttccgaagctgggtaaatcgcgtacaacCGTCctgaggactctccgcccaatggcccctattTCTTTCTCCCCTCGTGAGgaaccctcctccgaggtaccgtcgaataggcagcgATAGATGTGATGCTACTTTAAAAATGTACGAACTAAACTAAATCACACCTTAATGAACTTTTTTTTTGAACGGGCAAAAAAGCCTTTGCCTTATATTGATATAGGAGAAGCAAATTGGGGTATGGCAAGAGCCATGAAAACAGAAAAAGGAGGAAGGGGGCGAACACCGCCCCCGGCCAAGGAAAAAAGGATCAGCCTAAAAGTTCCGCCAGGTTTCTAGCTCCGGCAAGAATCCAATCCTTCCCCTCTTCCCTCATCCTATGCATGACCACCGATGGAAGGGAGGATTTATTGTTGAAAACCCACTCGTTCCTCTCTTTACAAATCTCCCAAGTGATAAGCGTAATAGCCGAGCGTAAGCCTTTTggggaggaggtggtggtctTCGAAACGGCCAGCCAATAGTCCAGGACTTTAGGCCTACCCTCTCCAAGGCTACTGATGAGGTCTGGGCAAGACAGCCACGAGGCCGCAGCCGTCCAGATACGCTTGGAGAAGCGGCACTCGAAGAGAATGTGTCGTGCCGTCTCAGGGGAGGTGCGGCAGAGCTGGCAAGTAGGATGATGTGGCCATCCGCGTTTGGCCAAGCGATCGGCGGCCCATAAGCGATTCTGGACCGCGAGCCAGGCGAAAAAATGACACTTTGGAGGGGCCCAGGTCTTCCACACGATGTGCCCAAACTGGCATGGTAAGGAGGCGAGGAACTGGACCTTGTAGGCGGAGCTGGCTGAGTAGCACCCATTAGGGGTCAAAGACAAAGTAATGGAATCCCCAGTGTCCGGATGAAGCTGGATATCTGCCAGGAGCTCCCAGAGGCGGACATATTGCTCCATGTGTTCGACAGAGAACGCATCGACCGCAATGTCCGAGATCCAGTTGTTATCAGCGAGGGCGTCCTGGACCGTTCAATTCTTCCTCTTGGAAGCCTTGAAGATAAGTGGATCCAGGTCTTTTGGAGGGGCGCCATGAAGCCAagaagaagaccagaaggaggcctTGGCACCGTTTCCGATGGTGACACGCGTAGCCGCATTGAAGAGGTCAAGGTCGGATGCGTCGTTGGGGGTTTCAGAGCCCACCCAAGGTTTCTCAGGAGCCGTCCACTCGTACCATAACCAACGAAGCCTTAGGGCCCAGGAGAACTTCTCCAGGTCCAAGACCCCCAAACCACCGAGCTCCTTGGGGCGGTAGACCTTTTGTCAGTTGACTTTGCATTTCCCCCCGCTAACTGGCTCCTTACAGGCCCAGAGCATACCACGACTGATCTTCGCAAAGGCATTGAGGATGCCTTTGTCAGCCTTTAAAGCCGTTAGCAAAAAGATTGGCATGGAGGAGAACACGGACTTAACAAGAGCTGTCATCCGGCGTGATTCAGGAACTTTCCTTTCCATGGGTTGAGACGAGCCACCGCCTTGTCAatatagggttgaaggtccacccgTTAAGTCTTCCGAGGGAGAGGGGCAACCCCAGGTACTTAATGGGGAAGGGGGTCGTAGTCGTCGGGAAGTTCATAAGAATCTCCTCCAAGTTGATATTGGCGCATTGGATGAGGACGATGGAGCTCTTGGCCACATTGGTCACAAGGCCAGAGACTTCCCAAAATTTTGCAGAATGCTAGCCAGGCCTTAATGAACTGACCGAGTAGCGCTTTAGGCCTACCAGAAAACCTCTATAGCTTGGGACTTTGGACTTTGGAGGGATGTATGCCGTGGTACTTGAGGTAATCAGCTAAACTCCATTTTGTTCGCTTGTGAATTTTGGTGCTACTGACGCCGTGCCGCTTCCGCCCGGAATATAGTAAGCGCAAAAAACGTTGTCGTCGAGCGTTTGGGACAAATGATTCGTGTCGCCTGCACGATGCAACACAGCCGCAATATATATGCGGAGCATCCTCCTACTCACTAGAGTAGAATGCACAACACCTTCAGAATTGGACAGTTTGATCCAGAGCCCCAACACATTTTTTTCTGCACAAAGTCTGATATTGCAGGAAATTGCTCATGAAATGGTAATGACACAGGAAACAGAAAATCAACTTCCCCAAGGAATACTCTACATTCTCAGAGCATGCTCCACAATGGAATTATTTTGCTGGCCAACACGAGCATGCCAAGAAAATTACATCCAAGATATCATGGACTGAGAGAATGGTGAATACACGGAAGCGCAAAAAAACTGTAATTATCATACAACTTCTACAATCTAATGTCAATGTTTAATTCCTGGTCTACATTTACGCAAAACACGGAAGGTACATCATCATGTACAGGTACATCGAAGGGAGTTTGAAAAGCAGACCAGGGACTTCGGTGTATAAcctctgtttttcttttcttcttccaGTGAACATACCTTTGTCAGTGCCATGCAGAGGCAGATATCAACTTCCTGTTCTTCCAGCCCAGGAGCATCGCCCCATCCTTCTCGTCCAGCGTGTAATTGTCCGAGTAGCACGCTAGAAGCTTCTTTATCACAGAGTTCACGTAAGAACTCAGCGGGTAAGGCTTGAAGCCAGCCATGCTCAGCCTTAATTTCCACTTGCCAAGGAGCTCGTGCCTCTCCACTCTGTCCTTCCCCTCACAGGCGATGATGTTCACAATATCCTTGGCCAGGCAGTGCTGCTCCACACTTATCCTCTCTTTGTTGTCTCGAGGCAAGTTGGCGTCGATAGACTCGAACATGGCAGAGTAGTAATCCATGGTCTCCACAAACCTCGTCAAGAAAGGTGTCGTGTTGGTGTGCGATTCCTGCTCCACCAACGTAGTCACCTTCGGGGACAGCCCTTTCACCATCCGGAGCAACCCATCCCGGGGATTGTTGACGTCCACGCTCTCATCTGGGGTGTGATGAAGCTGGAGGGTGAAGTTGACAGCAAGTGCTTCACCTGGTCTAATCTCAAGCATCTCTTTTGTGACTTCAGTAGCATAGACAGGTAGAGGTGTAAACTCCAGAGGTATTTTGAATTCTTTAGACATGCTTTTCAGCATGTTCCCAACAATGTCCAGACCTTCACCTCGGGCATACTCTGAAACCGGGTCATCTATTCCGGTGATCCGCACATGAGGTGGACCCCCAGGCCTGGCAGCTAGTGCTTGTATCAGTGTGATCCATTGAGTCCCCTGAGCAATCTGAAAATCGATTATGTGGATCTTGTCCTCACTTCTCAATGCTTCCGCAATCGCCCCATTAGCAGCCATGTACCCAAACTTGAAGTAAGGACAGATATTGTATAAAATCTTCATGTAGGAGAGAAGCTCCGTGCTCTCCGGCTCCCGGCATTTCAGAGCACGGTAGATGTTTGTACCAGAGTTTCCATGTCTAGCAACCaaaccctcgagtaggtaagcacCTAGACGCTGGATTGGTTCCCCGTTAATTGAAACAAGCCCACGAGCATCCTGAACAAGCTTTTGGAACTCTTCTGTCCTGTCCTCACTTAATGCCTCCGCGCACCTGGTTAATAGATGCTTCACAATGAGTTGTGGATCCTCCCTTAGCTCCCTTTGCCGTTTCTCTGGACGAATTTCATAGCTTGCCGCGGGGTATCCACCAGATGCAAATTGTGGCCGAACAGTTCCTGTCAAAGGCTGTCGTGACTCATGGCTCCATGTCCTCGACCGCTGCCTCATGAGCTGAGTAGGCTTGGTTT
This region of Lolium perenne isolate Kyuss_39 chromosome 2, Kyuss_2.0, whole genome shotgun sequence genomic DNA includes:
- the LOC127333201 gene encoding chitin-inducible gibberellin-responsive protein 1, which gives rise to MDLHQLFKYRLTGANVLYQIPTENNLANSSWPTTPLKLEFSNSPYTPLSTQLECDNLSALSNTPDNQSSSETISAQPISPLEADSSYIKAGSHLRENIQVKPDQLYATSRHNMQQTLRDIETVLMAPDADDATTSTKHDFEETKPTQLMRQRSRTWSHESRQPLTGTVRPQFASGGYPAASYEIRPEKRQRELREDPQLIVKHLLTRCAEALSEDRTEEFQKLVQDARGLVSINGEPIQRLGAYLLEGLVARHGNSGTNIYRALKCREPESTELLSYMKILYNICPYFKFGYMAANGAIAEALRSEDKIHIIDFQIAQGTQWITLIQALAARPGGPPHVRITGIDDPVSEYARGEGLDIVGNMLKSMSKEFKIPLEFTPLPVYATEVTKEMLEIRPGEALAVNFTLQLHHTPDESVDVNNPRDGLLRMVKGLSPKVTTLVEQESHTNTTPFLTRFVETMDYYSAMFESIDANLPRDNKERISVEQHCLAKDIVNIIACEGKDRVERHELLGKWKLRLSMAGFKPYPLSSYVNSVIKKLLACYSDNYTLDEKDGAMLLGWKNRKLISASAWH
- the LOC139835537 gene encoding uncharacterized protein, which gives rise to MEQYVRLWELLADIQLHPDTGDSITLSLTPNGCYSASSAYKVQFLASLPCQFGHIVWKTWAPPKCHFFAWLAVQNRLWAADRLAKRGWPHHPTCQLCRTSPETARHILFECRFSKRIWTAAASWLSCPDLISSLGEGRPKVLDYWLAVSKTTTSSPKGLRSAITLITWEICKERNEWVFNNKSSLPSVVMHRMREEGKDWILAGARNLAELLG